Below is a genomic region from bacterium (Candidatus Blackallbacteria) CG13_big_fil_rev_8_21_14_2_50_49_14.
CAAACAAGCAGTAGACATCGCCTGCTCAAATGAAAAACGCTACGCACTCAAAACGAAAATGCAAACAGTACTCAGTTCAAATACAAATTCAAATGAAAGTTTTCTTGAACTGGTTCAGTTTTTCAAAAACACTTCAAAACATATTTTGTAAAAAAATTTTCTAAGCATATGAAAAAGCAGGCTTTCATAATGAAAACCTGCTTGAATCATTTTGAGAAGTTTCTCCTGCGATTCGTCAGGGAAACCTTACGAAAAACACAAGGCTTGCTACCGTTGCAACAAAAGCCGTAATGAGTGCTTAGATCGTTTAAAGCGCAAAGACAATCCTAAGCGCATTTTCGAGCAACGTGATTTCACCCGTACTTAAATGTCCACGTAAACGTACAAAACGGTTCTTCCAATCAATCGGACGTGTTTGCAGGCAATCAGCGATTGAACGTTTATCCAGACCATTGTCAGCAGAGGGTTCCATGACACAATTGGTCACAACACGACTCTTTTTTTCAGACCATTCAGTAATCGGTATAACCTGAATAACGGGTACGCGAGCGTTATAAGTATTGTTGGTGATCACAATACAAGGGCGAATTTTACCAGTTTCTGAACCTTTCACAGGCTCTAGATTCACATCGATCACCATGCCACGCTGAATCAGATTCATTCAGGCCACGCAGCCAAAGCTGTCTGAGTTAAACTTTGCAATTCGCAGTCTTGAGCGTAAATTTCAGCATATAAATCGGCTGATTGGGCGATAGCCTGGTCTTGCAAGTTCTTTTGAAAATGAAACAAAGCCATTCTCACCATTTCGCTTTTGTCTTTAAATCCATATTCTTTGCAGGTATTTAAAAAATGAAGTTGTTTTTCGTCGAGACTGAATTTAGCTTGAATCATACTGCCTCTCAGAACGTAAATTTAAACCCTAAATTAGGGGACAATAATTAGACCTAAATTGAGGGTAACATATTGGGAGCTTTAATTTCAATTAAATTCCCAAAACAAAAGGCCCCCACAAGAGGGCCTTGAGCTTATTTGGCTTTGCATAAGCCTCTTCTAAGCAGCTAATGCTGCAAGAAGTGCTTAGCTGGCGTTGGCAGAAGCGTTATCGCGTGAAGAATCCAAGGTATTACCGGCAGGATCCAGAACGGTGCTGTTCACTTTGATCCGAACGGTGTCACCTGGTTGGTAAACATCAATATTTTGGCCCGCAGTCAGGGTAATACCCCCAGTATTGAACTGAGGCAATACCTGGCCTGTCGCATTGACAAAACCTGCATTTTGACGCCAACCGATATATTTACCACTGGTATCGTTAAAGCTAACGGTGATCGAAGTGGTCGTTGATGTCACTGTAAACGGATTGGCACTGGGGGCATTTGCCCCCAAAGCAGCAGCAGCCAGATTCAATTGGGTTTGCAAACTGGTGGCAACCGCTGCATTGCTGGTCAGACTTTCATCCAGATTTACAGCAGTCAAAGTTTGTAAACCAGCGACCGCAGCAGCGACAATCCCACCACAAGCAGCGGGTACGCCCATCAATTGAATCACCAACGCATTTTCACCATTATTGGCAGCCGCATCGGTGGTAAAGCTACC
It encodes:
- a CDS encoding type II toxin-antitoxin system PemK/MazF family toxin, producing MNLIQRGMVIDVNLEPVKGSETGKIRPCIVITNNTYNARVPVIQVIPITEWSEKKSRVVTNCVMEPSADNGLDKRSIADCLQTRPIDWKNRFVRLRGHLSTGEITLLENALRIVFAL